A genome region from Pongo pygmaeus isolate AG05252 chromosome 17, NHGRI_mPonPyg2-v2.0_pri, whole genome shotgun sequence includes the following:
- the LOC129018896 gene encoding elongin-A3-like, with protein sequence MAAGSTTLRAVQKLQVRLATKTNPKKLEKYLQKLSALPMTADILAETGIRKTVKRLRKHQHVGDFARDLAARWKKLVLVDRNTGPDPQDAEDSASRQRLGEALQDQEKAWGFPENATAPRSPSHSPQHGRTARRTPPGQQRPHPRSPSREPRAERKRPRTAPADSGPRRDPPTRTAPLPTPEGPEPAVPGKQPGRGHAHAAQGGPLPGPGCQGQPQGEAVASHSKGRKSSRWASAHKSPPVQESQSERLQAAGADSAGPKTVPSLLFAELWDPSAAWMQANYDLLSAFEAMTSQAEPEALSAPTFQEEAAFPGRRVNARLQVYSGSRPACQLQVLTLRQQCLPVLRNNPDALGDVGGVAYSVLEPVPEGWTPDQLYRTEKDNHALARETDELWRIHCLQDFKGEKPREHESWRELYLRLRDAREQRLRVVTTKIRSALENKPSGRQTKMICFNSVAKTPYDASRREEKSAGAADPGNGEIKPAPQPAGSSQAASGLGDGGGGGGGGGSSSSSSSSSSNVLHGPPEKRANPCLSSSNEHAAPAAKTRKQAAKKVAPLMAKAVRDYKRRFSRR encoded by the coding sequence ATGGCGGCAGGCTCCACTACGCTGCGCGCAGTGCAGAAGCTGCAGGTGCGTCTGGCCACGAAGACGAACCCAAAAAagctggagaaatatttgcagaaactcTCCGCCCTGCCCATGACGGCAGACATCCTGGCGGAGACTGGAATCAGAAAGACGGTGAAGCGCCTGCGGAAGCACCAGCACGTGGGCGACTTTGCCAGAGACTTAGCGGCCCGGTGGAAGAAGCTGGTGCTTGTGGACCGAAACACCGGGCCTGACCCACAGGACGCTGAGGACAGCGCTTCCCGACAGCGCCTCGGGGAGGCTCTCCAGGACCAGGAAAAGGCCTGGGGCTTCCCAGAAAACGCGACGGCCCCCAGGAGCCCATCTCACAGCCCTCAGCACGGACGGACAGCACGCAGAACACCTCCGGGACAACAGAGACCTCACCCGAGGTCTCCCAGTCGCGAGCCCAGAGCCGAGAGAAAGCGCCCCAGAACGGCCCCAGCTGATTCCGGCCCCCGTCGGGACCCTCCAACGCGCACCGCTCCCCTCCCGACGCCCGAGGGCCCTGAGCCCGCTGTGCCCGGGAAGCAACCCGGAAGAGGCCACGCTCACGCCGCTCAGGGCGGGCCTCTGCCGGGTCCGGGCTGCCAGGGCCAACCTCAGGGGGAAGCGGTGGCGAGCCACAGCAAGGGGCGCAAATCGTCCCGCTGGGCTTCGGCTCACAAATCGCCTCCTGTCCAGGAAAGCCAGTCAGAGAGGCTGCAGGCGGCCGGCGCTGATTCCGCCGGGCCGAAAACGGTGCCCAGCCTTCTCTTCGCAGAGCTCTGGGACCCCTCAGCGGCCTGGATGCAGGCCAACTACGATCTGCTGTCCGCTTTTGAGGCCATGACCTCCCAGGCAGAGCCAGAAGCACTCTCCGCGCCAACGTTCCAGGAGGAAGCCGCTTTCCCTGGACGCAGAGTGAATGCTAGGCTGCAGGTGTACTCGGGCTCCAggcctgcctgccagctccaggTGCTGACGCTGCGCCAGCAGTGCCTCCCGGTGCTTAGAAACAATCCGGACGCCCTCGGCGACGTGGGAGGGGTCGCCTACTCGGTTCTTGAACCCGTTCCGGAAGGGTGGACGCCTGATCAGCTGTATCGCACAGAGAAAGACAACCACGCACTCGCTCGAGAGACAGATGAATTATGGAGGATTCATTGTCTCCAGGACTTCAAGGGAGAAAAGCCGCGGGAGCACGAGTCTTGGCGGGAGCTGTACCTGCGGCTTCGCGACGCCCGAGAGCAGCGGCTGCGAGTAGTGACCACGAAAATCCGATCTGCACTTGAAAACAAACCCAGCGGCCGACAGACAAAGATGatctgtttcaactctgtggccaAGACGCCTTATGATGCTtccaggagggaagagaagtcTGCAGGAGCCGCTGACCCCGGAAACGGGGAGATCAAGCCAGCCCCCCAGCCCGCAGGAAGCAGCCAGGCTGCCTCCGGCCTCggggacggcggcggcggcggcggcggcggcggcagcagcagcagcagcagcagcagcagcagcaacgtcCTTCACGGGCCCCCTGAGAAGCGGGCCAACCCCTGCCTGAGCAGCAGCAATGAGCACGCGGCGCCCGCGGCCAAGACCCGGAAACAGGCTGCCAAGAAAGTGGCCCCGCTGATGGCCAAGGCAGTTCGAGACTACAAGAGAAGATTCTCCCGACGATAA